A single genomic interval of Cataglyphis hispanica isolate Lineage 1 chromosome 25, ULB_Chis1_1.0, whole genome shotgun sequence harbors:
- the LOC126858513 gene encoding serine/threonine-protein kinase VRK1-like isoform X2 has translation MPKYIASGSHEFKNTKYRFLVINRYGKDLWKIFEENNRQFPEHIVYKLALQIIDILEYIHHKTYVHADIKGENLLLDRNSYDQIYLVDFGLACHCTTSTELKPDPKKAHNGTLQYTSRDAHMGVPTKRSDIEILYYNIILWLCGSLPWEKLLDPVTVQKEKEKAFKNIDDFLKKCFHGSIPQPVHKFMTLLASIKFNETPSYEKFKEILIAGLKKLGYKSDGKLRLNTIGNSIEQNPSKSTPQKIKPVNGVRKSPRMKHMDTVSPIRNSRKSTIGVVMDKKRCNVRDIEKVLNDMDSDDEYDIQILKKAKKSSDNVNKITKTISLRSKTENQINCKDDSEDDSEMEPLSKRVNKPRQRKPAVNRTKRNIKYLDDSATTSESEVISKGTKSRPATTFRDRKVTTKRLQSNKAISKTEIQSDEDIFDT, from the exons ATGCCTAAATATATTGCTTCTGGAAgtcatgaatttaaaaatacaaagtatcggtttttagtaataaatcgATATGGAAAGgatttatggaaaatatttgagGAAAATAATAGACAATTTCCAGAGCACATAGTATATAAACTAGCTTTGCAAATA ATAGATATATTGGAATATATCCATCACAAAACTTATGTTCATGCTGATATCAAAGGTGAAAATTTACTACTAGATCGAAATTCCTATGATCAAATCTATTTAGTCGACTTTGGTTTAGCATGTCACTGTACAACAAGCACTGAATTAAAACCAGACCCAAAAAAAGCACACAATGGCACTTTACAATATACAAGTAGAGATGCTCATATGGGAG TACCAACAAAGCGTAGTGATAttgaaatcttatattataatataattctgtgGTTATGTGGTTCACTACCATGGGAAAAATTACTCGATCCAGTTACTGttcaaaaggaaaaagaaaaagcgttCAAAAACATAGACGATTTCTTGAAAAAGTGTTTTCATGGATCAATACCACAGCCTGTGCATAAATTTATGACTTTATTAGCtagcattaaatttaatgaaacaccatcttatgaaaaatttaaagaaatattaatagctgGTTTAAAGAAATTAGGTTATAAATCAGAtggaaaattaagattaaataccATTGGCAATTCGATTGAACAAAATCCTTCTAAATCTACTccgcaaaaaataaaacctgTGAATGGAGTCAGGAAAAGTCCTCGTATGAAACATATGGATACTGTAAGTCCTATaagaaattcaagaaaaaGTACTATAGGTGTTGTAATGGACAAAAAGCGTTGTAATGTAAGAGATATTGAGAAAGTATTAAATGATATGGATTCTGATGATGAATAcgatattcaaattttgaagaaagcaaaaaaatctagtgacaatgttaataaaattaccaaAACGATCTCATTACGTAGTAAAACAGAAAACCAAATTAATTGTAAGGATGATTCTGAAGATGATTCTGAAATGGag cccTTATCAAAACGTGTAAATAAACCGCGACAAAGAAAGCCAGCTGTAAATAGAACAAAAcgaaatattaagtatttggATGACTCTGCAACCACTTCTGAATCCgag GTTATATCAAAAGGAACAAAGTCAAGACCTGCTACTACTTTTAGGGATAGGAAAGTAACTACAAAAAGATTGCAATCTAATAAAGCAATATCGAAAACTGAAATTCAATCTGATGaagatatatttgatacatag
- the LOC126858515 gene encoding proclotting enzyme-like — MLAAWSMNNRARRLSSFAMLVLVLVVQVIAAAVGSVSRSLNFDYDDSNPEEAVIIEAAFDPDQFESREGRSVLWNGATTRETCLTSKGEVGRCTTFKECYPYFKIPDLGALDGWVLGVYDTCSYIREDGNPSFGICCSNLQPFVTPRPDNCDDSIVENPQIEDNKKKGEENGIARPQAAPTWPPPIPTHPPDHTIPPLPTHPPSSELPTQSTTFKPITTSSKKPGIATTWPTKKPTRWPISSSMSTTSKSPMSDNNNLSQCGAKNGNQDQERIVGGKNADPGEWPWIAALFNAGRQFCGGSLIDDQHILTAAHCVVNMNSWDVARLTVRLGDYNIKTNNEIRHIERRVKRVVRHRNFNSRTLYNDVALLTLNEPVEFTEQIRPICLPSGSQLYQGKTATVIGWGSLRESGPQPAILQEVSVPVWSNSECKLKYGAAAPGGIVDSFLCAGRANKDSCSGDSGGPLMVNDGRWTQIGIVSWGIGCGKGQYPGVYTRTTHFLPWITKNLK; from the exons ATGCTGGCAGCATGGAGCATGAATAATCGGGCACGCAGACTGTCGTCGTTCGCAATGCTGGTGCTGGTGCTCGTGGTACAGGTGATCGCAGCAGCTGTAGGATCAGTATCCAGATCGCTGAATTTCGACTACGATGACAGTAATCCGGAGGAAGCAGTCATCATAGAAG ctGCGTTTGATCCGGATCAGTTTGAATCAAGAGAAGGTCGAAGCGTTCTTTGGAACGGAGCCACCACCCGTGAGACCTGTCTAACATCCAAAGGCGAAGTCGGTCGTTGCACGACTTTCAAGGAATGTTATCCGTACTTTAAGATACCGGATCTTGGTGCTCTAGACGGTTGGGTTCTTGGCGTTTACGACACATGCAGCTATATCCGCGAAGATGGAAATCCAAGTTTTGGAATTTGTTGCTCGAATCTACAGCCCTTCGTCACACCTCGTCCTGATAACTGTGACGATTCCATCGTGGAAAATCCGCAA atcgaggataataagaaaaaaggcGAAGAGAACGGGATAGCACGTCCTCAGGCTGCGCCTACTTGGCCACCGCCGATTCCCACACATCCGCCTGATCATACGATACCGCCACTGCCGACCCATCCACCCTCATCTGAGCTACCGACACAATCAACGACCTTCAAACCGATAACTACGAGCTCAAAAAAACCGGGTATTGCTACTACATGGCCGACGAAGAAGCCAACCCGGTGGCCAATCTCATCGAGCATGTCAACTACCAGCAAATCTCCGATGTCCGATAACAATAATCTATCGCAGTGCGGTGCCAAGAACGGCAATCAAGATCAGGAACGCATCGTGGGTGGGAAGAATGCAGATCCAGGCGAATGGCCGTGGATCGCCGCACTTTTCAATGCTGGCCGCCAATTTTGTGGCGGATCCCTCATTGATGATCAGCACATATTGACAGCTGCGCATTGCGTCGTAAA CATGAATTCTTGGGATGTTGCGAGGTTAACAGTACGTCTCGgtgattacaatattaaaacgaACAATGAGATTCGTCACATTGAAAGACGCGTAAAGAGAGTCGTGAGGCATCGAAATTTCAATTCGCGTACGCTTTATAACGACGTGGCGCTCCTCACGTTGAACGAACCTGTGGAATTTACGGAACAAATCCGACCCATCTGTCTTCCTAGCGGATCACAGCTGTATCAAGGCAAGACAGCGACGGTTATAGGATGGGGTTCTTTGAGAGAAA gTGGACCACAACCAGCAATTTTGCAAGAAGTTTCGGTACCAGTTTGGTCGAACAGTgagtgcaaattaaaatatggagCAGCAGCACCGGGTGGTATAGTTGATAGTTTCTTATGTGCTGGTCGCGCCAATAAAGATTCGTGCTCG GGCGACAGTGGTGGTCCTTTAATGGTTAATGACGGACGCTGGACTCAAATTGGAATTGTCAGTTGGGGAATAGGTTGCGGAAAAGGTCAATATCCCGGGGTCTATACAAGGACCACACACTTTTTGCCATGGATTACTAAAAACCTAAAATAG
- the LOC126858502 gene encoding serine/threonine-protein kinase greatwall: MEETTPKSSSEENNHINEPDIETSCKNINDTEHHNEEHTPQQSERYIDNSIFNTISKIVNPTTKVPDIQDFKIVKPISRGAFGKVFLGYKKSNSEQIYAIKVMKKNEMINKNMASQVVIERNALALTHSPYCVQLFYSLQSVSSVYLVMEYMVGGDLKSLIGVCGFLEESMAAFYTAEVCLALEYLHSHGIVHRDLKPDNMLLSREGHVKLTDFGLSKISSLHRDLEISDLVNPMTPSLCTRTPGQLLSLTSHLSFGSGQKSTSESNLSDRSTPAMNLLSTLQKNCTKFAEHMSPNSVISSVASGDYSRISGVTPFQSVEDLHLEQSIEEHNMEEDEGVIKKHEDGTDSSGSYYTCEASSSVPASNQDMEEEEEKDESTLEAEKSQQRSPVHISSPVSTCMNSFRDRIRGSKRKRPGTCAATGLTCEIDAMDLDVDKTPKRSNRDPIFSYTSPVIDDTSAYIKTADITDLANNDGSRTPNQDTEQNTGSAGRVAFSTPVSSARRRECDDEKQQKLQEEENVKTLIKTRFRLPQPSASHSVPNLHSDLNNISEDHREPQGISPIKTPATSGNCYTPYRTPKSVRRGGQVGTNRSDDRILGTPDYLAPELLLRQAHGPAVDWWALGVCLYEFCTGLPPFNDETPQAVFANILARDVPWPQDEEALSSAATDAIDALLTLDQTVRPSAKEVRAMALFCEFPWDEPSKAVPPFIPQPDDKYDTCYFQTRNTLQQLNISNCDT; encoded by the exons atggaagAAACGACGCCAAAATCAAGTTCAGAGGAGAACAATCATATCAATGAACCAGACATCGAGACGTCCTGTAAGAATATCAATGACACGGAGCATCATAATGAAGAACATACACCGCAACAGTCCGAGAGATACATCGACAATTCTATTTTCAATACTATTTCCAAAATTGTTAATCCCACTACGAAG GTACCAGATATACAGGATTTTAAGATAGTGAAGCCAATAAGCAGAGGAGCATTTGGTAAAGTATTTTTAGGATACAAAAAATCCAATTCTGAGCAAATATATGCGATTAAAGTGATGAAGAAGAATGAGatgataaataagaatatggCATCACAAGTAGTGATTGAACGCAATGCGCTGGCTCTGACTCATAGTCCATATTGCGTGCAACTTTTTTATTCACTGCAATCTGTCAGCAGTGTCTATCTAGTCATGGAATACATGGTGGGTGGTGATCTCAAGAGCCTAATCGGTGTTTGTGGCTTCTTGGAGGAGTCCATGGCAGCATTTTACACTGCAGAAGTATGCCTGGCATTGGAATATCTTCATTCACATGGCATTGTACATAGAGATCTAAAGCCGGATAATATGCTTCTCTCGCGCGAAGGACATGTCAAACTTACAGATTTTGGACTCAGTAAGATATCTTCCTTGCACAGGGATCTCGAAATATCGGATTTAGTAAATCCGATGACTCCCAGTTTATGCACTAGGACACCTGGCCAGCTGCTTTCACTGACATCTCATCTGTCCTTTGGTTCCGGCCAGAAGTCCACTAGCGAATCGAATCTCAGCGATAGAAGCACGCCAGCCATGAATTTACTTTCCACTTTGCAGAAAAATTGCACTAAGTTTGCGGAACATATGTCGCCAAACTCAGTCATTTCCTCTGTTGCATCCGGAGATTATTCTCGAATATCTGGTGTCACACCTTTCCAATCGGTAGAAGATCTGCATCTCGAGCAAAGTATTGAAGAACACAACATGGAAGAGGATGAGGGCGTTATTAAAAAGCACGAAGACGGTACGGACAGTTCTGGCAGCTATTACACTTGTGAAGCATCCTCTTCGGTCCCAGCAAGCAATCAAGAtatggaggaggaggaggaaaaagATGAATCTACGCTCGAGGCAGAAAAATCGCAGCAGCGATCTCCTGTACACATCAGCAGTCCAGTAAGCACTTGTATGAATTCATTCAGAGATCGAATTCGGGGATCGAAGAGGAAGCGGCCCGGTACATGCGCAGCGACCGGCTTAACGTGTGAGATCGACGCGATGGATCTTGATGTCGATAAAACACCCAAGAGAAGTAACCGTGACCccatattttcttatacaagTCCTGTGATCGATGACACCTCAGCATACATTAAAACAGCGGATATTACCGACTTGGCAAATAACGATGGGAGCAGGACACCAAATCAGGATACTGAACAGAATACAGGGTCTGCAGGTAGAGTAGCTTTCAGTACGCCAGTATCTTCTGCTAGACGAAGAGAGTGTGATGATGAGAAACAGCAGAAATTACAGGAAGAGGAGAATGTGAAGACTTTAATAAAGACGAGATTTCGTTTACCACAGCCGTCCGCTTCGCATTCCGTGCCCAATCTACATTCGGATTTGAACAACATATCTGAAGATCATCGTGAACCACAAGGTATCTCGCCCATCAAGACACCTGCGACTTCAGGCAATTGTTATACACCCTACAGAACGCCCAAATCTGTACGAAGAGGTGGTCAAGTTGGCACCAACAGATCAGACGATCGCATACTCGGTACGCCTGATTATCTTGCTCCAGAATTGCTGCTTAGACAAGCTCATGGACCGGCTGTTGATTGGTGGGCGTTAGGTGTGTGCCTATATGAGTTCTGTACGGGCCTACCGCCATTTAACGATGAAACACCGCAAGCAGTGTTCGCGAATATTCTTGCGCGCGATGTTCCGTGGCCGCAAGATGAGGAGGCTTTGTCGTCGGCAGCAACTGATGCCATCGACGCGCTACTCACCTTGGACCAAACGGTACGACCCTCAGCAAAGGAGGTGCGCGCCATGGCGCTCTTTTGCGAGTTTCCGTGGGACGAGCCGTCAAAAGCGGTACCACCATTCATCCCGCAGCCGGACGATAAATACGATACATGCTATTTTCAAA cgCGGAATACTCTGCAACAATTGAATATAAGTAATTGCGATACGTAG
- the LOC126858513 gene encoding serine/threonine-protein kinase VRK1-like isoform X1 produces the protein MAAKNAKRPKKKGGYLMPDPIPAGEILTDMHKGQWILGKSIGVGGFGEVYSAAPYSGRNPKDYPNVIKIEPHVNGPLFVEMHFYMRNCKPDEIDSWQKNKKLAAFGMPKYIASGSHEFKNTKYRFLVINRYGKDLWKIFEENNRQFPEHIVYKLALQIIDILEYIHHKTYVHADIKGENLLLDRNSYDQIYLVDFGLACHCTTSTELKPDPKKAHNGTLQYTSRDAHMGVPTKRSDIEILYYNIILWLCGSLPWEKLLDPVTVQKEKEKAFKNIDDFLKKCFHGSIPQPVHKFMTLLASIKFNETPSYEKFKEILIAGLKKLGYKSDGKLRLNTIGNSIEQNPSKSTPQKIKPVNGVRKSPRMKHMDTVSPIRNSRKSTIGVVMDKKRCNVRDIEKVLNDMDSDDEYDIQILKKAKKSSDNVNKITKTISLRSKTENQINCKDDSEDDSEMEPLSKRVNKPRQRKPAVNRTKRNIKYLDDSATTSESEVISKGTKSRPATTFRDRKVTTKRLQSNKAISKTEIQSDEDIFDT, from the exons ATGGCAGCGAAAAATGCGAAGAGACCGAAGAAAAAAGGCGGTTATCTAATGCCCGATCCGATACCGGCTGGAGAAATTCTCACAGATATGCACAAGGGTCAATGGATCCTTGGCAAATCAATCGGCGTCGGCGGTTTTGGAGAAGTTTATTCTG CGGCACCTTATTCTGGGAGAAACCCCAAAGATTATcctaatgttataaaaatt gAACCACACGTAAATGGCCCATTATTTGTAGAAATGCACTTTTATATGAGGAACTGTAAACCAGATGAAa TTGATAGTTGGCAGAAAAACAAGAAACTTGCTGCATTTGGAATGCCTAAATATATTGCTTCTGGAAgtcatgaatttaaaaatacaaagtatcggtttttagtaataaatcgATATGGAAAGgatttatggaaaatatttgagGAAAATAATAGACAATTTCCAGAGCACATAGTATATAAACTAGCTTTGCAAATA ATAGATATATTGGAATATATCCATCACAAAACTTATGTTCATGCTGATATCAAAGGTGAAAATTTACTACTAGATCGAAATTCCTATGATCAAATCTATTTAGTCGACTTTGGTTTAGCATGTCACTGTACAACAAGCACTGAATTAAAACCAGACCCAAAAAAAGCACACAATGGCACTTTACAATATACAAGTAGAGATGCTCATATGGGAG TACCAACAAAGCGTAGTGATAttgaaatcttatattataatataattctgtgGTTATGTGGTTCACTACCATGGGAAAAATTACTCGATCCAGTTACTGttcaaaaggaaaaagaaaaagcgttCAAAAACATAGACGATTTCTTGAAAAAGTGTTTTCATGGATCAATACCACAGCCTGTGCATAAATTTATGACTTTATTAGCtagcattaaatttaatgaaacaccatcttatgaaaaatttaaagaaatattaatagctgGTTTAAAGAAATTAGGTTATAAATCAGAtggaaaattaagattaaataccATTGGCAATTCGATTGAACAAAATCCTTCTAAATCTACTccgcaaaaaataaaacctgTGAATGGAGTCAGGAAAAGTCCTCGTATGAAACATATGGATACTGTAAGTCCTATaagaaattcaagaaaaaGTACTATAGGTGTTGTAATGGACAAAAAGCGTTGTAATGTAAGAGATATTGAGAAAGTATTAAATGATATGGATTCTGATGATGAATAcgatattcaaattttgaagaaagcaaaaaaatctagtgacaatgttaataaaattaccaaAACGATCTCATTACGTAGTAAAACAGAAAACCAAATTAATTGTAAGGATGATTCTGAAGATGATTCTGAAATGGag cccTTATCAAAACGTGTAAATAAACCGCGACAAAGAAAGCCAGCTGTAAATAGAACAAAAcgaaatattaagtatttggATGACTCTGCAACCACTTCTGAATCCgag GTTATATCAAAAGGAACAAAGTCAAGACCTGCTACTACTTTTAGGGATAGGAAAGTAACTACAAAAAGATTGCAATCTAATAAAGCAATATCGAAAACTGAAATTCAATCTGATGaagatatatttgatacatag